CACGTTGATATAAAATGTCCTAAAATACTGAggtccaaaaaacaaaattaaacaacaattttaccATGAATCTTTTATTGattgtgttttataaatgtatatttttcacgTCTTTGTCTTTTTACATTTACTTCCATAAGGATCACTGCAGTCTTTGGCGCCGCATGTCAATTTTCCACTGGAGCCACCACTAGTCTTGTACGGTTCTTCCCCGAGGTTGTTTCCactgaaaataactttttattctcAGGTACATAAGAACTGAACTAGTTTCCTAACACTTCGTCCACGTGcctataaagtttattatataaataacgcTTTAGTTATAAAATCTCAAGTAAACCACTTCTTTTCGTAAGGCATTAGAAAGAGCTTATGGTGCTGAACAAACTTTCCAATATAAGGATGCAGAAAATAACTTGGCGTCTTGTTACATGCCCAGCAGACGAATAAATCTCATGAACTTTTAATGAAGTTAAGTTCAACTAAATTTACccgtaaatttaataaatataaattaatagaaacatACTTTGGTCCATAGTTGCAGACTACATAAAAGTTGTTCCATTCGCCTTTCTTTGTTTGCAATATCGCGCAGCCGATGTAGACGCTGTTAGACCATGCCATCTAAAAGAGAGCAAAAAGTGTAAAACTTAACACATTCCTACTGGCTTATTGTGacgcaaaacaaaaacacttccGTATcgtatttaatcataattaaataggtACCGACAGAATTCTGTAATCTACAAACCTGAGTGTAATGGCCAATCTTATGACTTTTCGACTTATCGAAGTGACTTTTCCGAAGTGGACCATGGGTAAAGTTAACATGCTCGCTAAACCAAGACTCTAATGCCATGTCCGGATTGAGATTGTATTTACTATCAGTTGTAGAGTACCAATACAAATTTTCCCCCGTAAAAAATCTGCCCGATGCTGAAAAACACATAGAAAGATATAAGAATGTACTTGATAATAGATCATCGTCTTCAATGTTTagcttatatttgttttaaattttatccaaGTAGAACATATCtctatttaaagaaatatagatACTGAAATGTTTTCATCCACTACTAGGCGTAGGCCGCCTAACATAAGAGAAACACCTTATATATGCTATTAGTATCTCTGTAAATGTATTTAGCTTGTGCTAACTTTCagacattaattaaatacagaCTGCTTTGACGCATAAAAACTTACGAATACTTTCATCCGGGTTATggctatcaatattttttttcgccCAGTTAGCCGCTTTTTCACGTAGTTCCCGATCCCAAACCTTGAAGCAGTGATACGCAAAATAACTTTTAGAAAAGCATAATCAAGTTCTGAAGGAACAGCAATCGTGACTGTTATGCCACTTAGTGCaatctgatattttatttatttattgtcagGTAGATTCTCAAaaactaacttttattttattgcaagaaCAAGCAAGAtgaaatcgaaaaataaattgatatagaCTAACAACCTTCCCATTtctttcataaatgtttttgtttaaatctacCTGGCTTACTAATAAGTTAGGAATGAGTATTTTGTTAGTAGTATTAATCATaggtttttttctttctcgCGAATGTGGATTTGGGTCATTTCGAAATCAAACATCCAAAATTATGATCTCTGCCTCCTGAGGTGCATAACCTCATAACTGATCGATTGAACGGAAAACACCACTCGTTATTGTTTCCAGGGACCCTATTTCCAAATTcttgaacaatttaaaattccCCTCTCGACGTACGGAGGTAGGTACCAACATCATGGAAGAAGCGTAAAGAATATTCAAACtaagaatttaaacaaaactaaatatttgatatttggaTGTAATTACATAAATGAGTACAAGTACACTTAAGTACAGTATAATAATTGACACTGAATTATTAGCATACCACACTTTTCATATCCCGGGCGGCTGGCTGACCTGGTACCTTCCCTTGGGCTAACAGCAGCCTTCTCGAGTTGTGACCATCAACAAAGGCACGAATTTGTTTACATGACGAAGATAGCACTGAAACCAAACGATCTTCAATTATCTTTTAGCAacgactttaattaaaaacgaatcaTACAATCTTACGTTTCGCGTAAAACTGTTCGAATTAGATTAGCGGTATTAAAAATGTGAACTAACATTTGCACTGAGCGGTGGTTAagaaagtcaaaataaaaaacactctCATTTCCattgtttgaataaatgtaCCGAACTACCGTCTGTGCAGCGACTAATTTGGCTCAGAGATTAGCTTGGAAAATACTGGTACATCAGTTATATACTACTGCGAAACTGTGAATCAAACACTAGTAGTATAATTTGCATGGTTCCGTAgaatttataaatcattttcatttttctagtGTCGAGTGGGTTTTCGGTACTGCCACTTCTGTTaaagattaagaaaaataatgtaaacagtcCTAACCCCTAACGTCGTCGCAAGACACCAGTCTCTGTTCCCTCACTGTCATAGCCCGATGGGAAGGCAATCCAACTCACAGAGTAGAGATCAAGCACATGGCCCCCATTTTTCGTACCTCCGATTCCTTCTTTTCctgtaaaaaatacctttattcaACTCGCAACCCAGCCAGTCATATACGTCCATTTTTGTCGGAATACTGACGTTTTTAGaagcaattattaaattttaatatttggctTCCATTAGCAGAATCCGCATTACGTCGGCGGCTCGCCGGTAGGGTTTGTATCCACCAAATGactcctcccgctttgggttaCGTGAaggaagtgtcagactttttctCACTCATGctcctttcggacaatcccgctgacCCTGCAGGTTTTAACTTACCCATCATGCAACTTGATGCAACGTCTACTTACGCTCTTGGCCGCTTACCAGTCGTAGCTGATCCTCTGCCTCTGCCTTAGTAGTAAATGCATCAATGTGGTATTATTACTGATGACGATTAGGAGAAAAAGCGGAGTAATTGCAGGTTATTTAAAGccctgaaaaataaatataaagtcgTGGTTTACTTTTGTCTATAAGTATACAACATTTGTTCTTTATTTGTATACTTTcttctatattatatttataaagaggAAAAGTTTGCCAGTCGTACCAAATTGCCACAGAACTGATTTTTAAAATCAGCACACCAATATAAAGATGCGTTCTTTGGGAAGGGCATGGACTACAAACCATAACTCCGTTATCAATAGGAACTGAGCAGGAGCAGAATATTCTCTCTATCATTCAAAGATTACCTACTCACTAcaatgattttaaagaaaatattgtatttctaCGCTTCTTTTCGAAGGTGATTTTTTAAATGGTggtgtttttgttaataactaTCGAGACAAAtctacatcatttaatttcagtaaatatCTTATTAGATCACTGTTTTAACAAAACTCCGCAAAAAATTCTGCCTTATAATATAACCATATCTTCATAACCATgcaaacgaagtcgcgggtaacagctggttttaaatatttaatttttcttcgaggaactttatcgttttttttctataaatttactGATTTataaacgcaatactgaaaattgttatattatttttaaatggatttaatatgatttaatgaaaatatttcgttttactttaaatcaattttattttatggcaatttaaattattattatttatttatttatttttataaaggtaCATTGTATTCTTATGAGCTAACAGTGTCTCACTAAACAGTACTAACTATTTGACTGTGAGatcaattaataacaataaaaacacttaagcaaataaatagGCTCTCACTAGATTAACCAAACATGCGCGCCGAAGCTTCCACACaggttacattttatttgctgtGCTTCATGTGTAATTGTTTATCCATCACTGTACCttcatacttatattattacttaatctGCGATTTTCATACCGCCCAGCTGATTTGTGAATCAAAACTATACAAGCTTACTAAAAAAAACCATTCCCGGCGGTGCAGCCGTTTAGGACAATTTTAGCGACTACACACAcgtttattgtattattgtaaacAAGACGACAGCGTGTTGCTAGAGAGTTTGTTGCGCTGTGGCTTCATCcgcagcaaaagcacttaagaaAACCGCGAAGGGTTGGCGAATCGCGGTGCTGTCCATTGTAACATACAAAAAGTGCCAGTTCTAACTGGCATCAATTTGTCCAAGTTAGGGCTCTAGCCctattacttttgatttttactCACTTGCTTAGAAGCAATCTCCCGGCGACCCAAATTACGGAGACGTTGGGATGTGCCGCTCAGCAGAGCAAGAAGGTCGATCAGAAAATATGATTTCTACTTCCGCCACTTCTGAGAACGCACGTCCTGTGTGTGAGTGTGGCTCTTTGGCTTCACGCAATACCTTCCAGTTGACCAAAGTGACCTAGACGGTTAACTTATAGGatagtaagtaaataatatacaacCTCGTGACAACATTACTTCATTTCGCCTCGCTGCTGCGCTTCGACTAGGCGCTTCTGTTCTTAAGGGCTTTGACACTTTAcaacaacatttatattatatttaacgaTACCATCCATCAAGCagtatgtaggtaggtatatgcgTAAAGCCAGTAAACCAATGAATAACCTCTATGCTCGATTCCAAACATTTAACGGACGAACGGATAGAGTCATGCACTCTATCCGTTCTCAATGGAGTCTTTTTTGTACCGAAATACTCtctgtatttgaataaaaacatgaacgtcaaaagttaaatattattcaaatgatgACTTCTTAAGTGAcccattaattaaataaaataaaacaatgtaaaaattgaaCGCCTTTGTGTACTTATAAATTAAACGTATTATATGTATTGGATAGACCAAACGTTGACTAATATTGGCGTACCTAAGTACTACCTAAGCAGAAAAATAGTTATTACTATGAGGTGGCTACTATCGACGCTGTCTATCGCCCTTGCACCGAATAAGCTTGGGTTTTGTCCGttgattcaaaatcaaatttttgTCCTCTTCCTATCCCCTTTGTTTTGCTTCTtccttctaatattttttaggaaTGACAAAAGTTGCGATAACAAGTTTTACTGGACATTAAATTGACCCGGTATGATTCAGCAGGAATAATAATGACATTTCCGTGATGACTTCAACACTCGTTAAAGGTACGACCGGAGAATATGTCGGACTCTCACCGACTAAGATCGAATAACTTCTCGAAATCATTTAACTGCCCGAGCCAGAGCTACGTTCGCGCATGCTccgcgcgactctggctggagCAGATTTAACATGAAAGGTTAGGTACCTACTGAAGAAAGGAGAATGTGGCAAATGTTTTTTGGACTGAAATCGAGGGTGTCAAACCAACCAAACTATGTTTTTTCGCTACAGAAGGTACCTATCCAACTTACGCGGATGGATACAAtgtagttatattttatatatttctgtacAAAATTACACAATGtagttttgtaaagaaatatatttgaataagtaaGCTGATATTATGATATACCTATATCCCTGAGTGTAAAGAACTTGTCTTAACTACTGTTCTCTcccaagacaaaaaaaatatccaaagcAATAGTCTAATTTAAACGATTttgggtatattttttataacaactgCGTGATCAGAGTCAGACGCAGATCGGTGTCGGACCGAATATTGTgaccaagaaataaaataagtaggtCGCACAAAAATAATAGGTTATTCTATTTTACTTAGTGTATATTCACTAGGTGTTCTATTGTTCAATAAGTGTTCTATACatcttacttttaaaaagaaaaggtttaaaaaagtatatgaTTTGAcgcgaaattaaaaaataatattaggtaaTAAAGGCAAAAAATGCATGCATTTTTGGCCGCCGTggttatgtaatatttatgtttatttcaatagCCTTTGATAAAGATTTCTTTGGCAAACACGCGTATTATTAGGAATCGCGTGTATCTACgaatagaaagaaaaaactaGTTTAATAGAACTATTTTATACggataaaatcatattttaaaatcacagGTAGCACTATTAgctgaaaaatattaagatgCAGTTTTATTAGAGCTACTGAGCAACCCTGCTAATGAAACTCCATGCTTTCTACAGTTGACAGTTACCTACGCACGGTAAATACGAAAACAATTACGAAGACGGCGAATGACTGATGGCGTCTAAAGACGGACAGCACAACTTGTAATGTCTTGAACGTGTTGTTCACTCTAATAAAAGGTACCTTTGTTTgcaataatttcaaaacatgttgttgcttattttttgttatcatgTCACTGTCACAGGTTTACTGCACAAGTTAAACCCATTGTTATCGAATTCTATACTGCATTTCAAACATGTCATGGTACCTATTCATTATCCTATTAAaatcaaagcaaataaaaccagttaattgattttacattttatttcatttattttccacTAACAAGTATACTTATTTTTCTCAGGTCATAATTGGAATATTTGTTCCACAGCGTCAAGAAATTTCTTCATTGTTGCAACACGAATATTTTTGCGAATGATTTTGTGTTACATCTATTCTTAACTCTAAGTTTCACGTGACAATATacaattatgaacattttaactTATAAACGGTAATTTATCACGTGATGATTCAATctgcaacaaataaataagtgttCCGTTTTAATCATGTTTTACGGAACTAAGACGCGCCCCCTATCTATGTTCGTCAATAATTAATcgttataacattttaatgtttaatttaccGAGgagttttataaagaaaattttaagcttttgtttcaaataatttatacatagcGAAATAATAGACATAATATGAGGAAGACTATTATATAAAGGTATCGGATATTGATGCGATTTTATCAGTATTCATACAGActtcacataaaataatgataacacatttatttctattcgcctttataatatgtTCTAATACATGCTCAATTTTGTAATGAAggcatttttaaaaagtaatgttgGAAACGAAAACGATTTCGGGTCTGAAAGTATGGCAACACATAACGACTAACTATAGCCGTCCTTTTCTCGCGCAACATATCAACAAAGATAGCCGTGTATGTAATTTAGATTTAGTTTACTTATAAGAGTTTCTGAGCTATCGtgacaatacaattaaattaacttaacaGTATTTATCGCCCGTGGGTCACATTGAAATATAGATCACATTGCATTGAACGCAAAAGAAAAAGGTACACTTATAACATTCGAAAGAAATCCTacctattgtaattattttttttctgttggtTTCATTGCCTCAAATTGGCCAGAAAAACAATTCACAATAATTGtttgctataaaattaaaaacgttacaTACAGGGTTCGGTCCCTGTATCTCATATTAAGTAAAAAGCTTTCGCTCATAATAGCGacggaaaaaaaattgttctacTTAACTACCTTATAATAACATTGGTGCATATGTcctgcatttttttattctgccaACAGCTATTCTGCCACAAAattgtatatcatttttttttgtttgcagttcACAAGCACCCAAATAGCACTGATTCGAACCTGCTATTTGTTAATtctaaatgatttaaatacacTGCAATGATCTTGATCAATATTCTGTACATACCTGTATcgcattcaatattatttaattctatttacttCTATTACAATTTCACACACATTCAGAGAATTCTAATCAAACAGCATACacaaatcaaaattattgtTAACACTGATATGATAGATTATAGTCAGTCCGACTATTGATCACAATAAGATACGTACACATTGTCAAATGTTGGTGAGACAGATTTCACACGAATTGTTCAATACACATTGAATACATTAGGCAATTAGTACGCACTTTATGAAGAAAGAGGTGGATGTTACAATTCAATACAATTTGTCAAATTCCTCGATTGTCGCTAAGATacctaaataatgtaaaattaatactttaattcaGAATTATATCAACCTCAATCCCAATGTCGGACTGTCATTCGTCGCTAAAATAACATACAAGAGACACAAACAGTTCTGTATTATCATACTTTACACACTATTAAACTTTCACATACATAAAATGTATACCAACATTTATTTGATGTATTCGTGAATACAAACTGATCTACCTATTAGGTATACACACATCTGTTACAAAACTGTACAActtgatgaaaataaataacacaagaTTGtgatagtacaaaaataaaaaaaaatgcgatatGATACATTTTGTAAACCTTTAGAAATCTATACAGTTACACCTAAAATTAGGTTGTGCTAATGTATTCATTGTGGCTACAAACAAAATGTTACGATTGGCGCCTAATGAGGAAGTGAGCTAGAATGCAGAAAGTtaagaatgaaaaatatacaaaaaataatctgtCATTACACTGTCGTCACTTCTTTGATAACTCACAGATTATTCACAGACTTTAATACCTTTGAGACCCGCATCAGTTTTAAAACGTAACATTAGTCAACTACAGGATAAATTAACACGAATGTACTTTAGGGTAAAATGGTTGTTTCGtaacattcaataaattaaaaagtaggaTGTCATCGAATTGAAATCTACTTAcgcttataatataaaaaatctacaaataaaaccatttgtagagtaaaaaaataagaggAAAGTTTTCCcattgttttgttgtgttaATATTACTAGAAATGAATGATTCGTGTTTGTAATTATTCTAGTTGGTGCTCGGGCTGTCGGTACCACTGCCGCTATTCTCTGTGTTAGCTAAGACCATTTTAGTATTCTTATTGTTCTTCTTGGCAGACTTGCTGAGCGTGGCGACTTCCTTCAAAAGATtctgtatttttgtattcattagATTGAACTTTGTCTCATTGAGCCgctctttatttttcatttcatttcgtaGGTCCTGTGTATTGTTCAGATGCTGGGCTTTAAGCTCCGTGATCTagaaatacacaaaaacaatttaagtgtTCAAATGCATTCaagaaattgaattaattttggtAAGGTATAAGAAGCTTACCAATTTATCTTTGGAAAGTAATTCATTATCTTTCTGTTGCACTTTCTTCTGCAAGCTCGCGATAGTCTCCTTAAGCTGAGTCATAGCTACAACATGGTCAGAGCTGTTCGGATCCAATTCACCTACAAAGTAGAAGGATGCTACAATCaaatcataaaaagaaaaaaagcgtTAGTAAATGTCTGCAAATGCAATTTATATAAGATGTTCCGTAGTTGCTTGATTGCTTAATTgggattaaaaaaacatgtcacaACAAATTGGAATTATATACAATCGCAATAGCTCGAAATATCTTATGGTAATGTTCCGTTAAAAAATTGAATGCTTAAAACTACATGTTATTATTCATTTTGCTACAACGTGTCAGTAGTTTAATTACACTACAAATTCCTAGTATGaggctacataaaaataaaccattaattttattaccagcactgtattttttctatgaaatagataaaatactAATGAAGAGACAATGTTTTAAGTCAAGGCTAGAGTATTGTTATTTGGTGGCTATGTGTAGTATGTACAATATATAATTACGGTGTAAGTTTACAAAATATGCTTACCTTGCAAAGGGTTCATTTTAAGTTTCTTCTCCATTGGCTGTGAGTCATTCATAGAGGAATCATTCGAGTTTATAGATTTCATCATGTCGGACTTGCGTTTCTCCTTGTGACTTCTGGACCTATTaagaacataaaacattaaaacctttttggaaagGAAATTTCGATGATGTAGTTCAATAATACCTTATCAGTTGTTGactttaaatatcaaaaaacttaatttgacGTCACAATTTGTCTGCTCTGTCTATCTTTAGgagaacattttaaaacttcagTTTATCTAAAGACAATTGATTACATTTTCACTCTATCTCTATTCATCTACCCTCATACATAAAGGCGCTCGATAAGAGATTACATTTGTACAGTAATTTGCATAAACTTTACACGTAACTATGGTTAACATTGAATGCAACCTCTAATATTACTAACTTGTGAGCCCTGTGCTTATGTTTGTCGACTGAAGACATGTGTTGTTTGGTTCTAGCCAGTGCCCTCTTGAGGGACTGGGTGCACAGCCAGCACAGGAGCTTGCCATCAACCTGCAACAGTTCCAAATTTACAATTGCCAAGTAtcattctattaaataattttctttcatcaatattttacttagttgagatttaaaaaaaaaatatttgatgaggttgaaatttaaatgtgtaaaatatattaatagtacATTAATTAGTACTTCCAGAATAGAATAAGGCGTACCAAAGACATCAAAGatgataagtaataaaatattgatataattatgttaaaaatggTAATAATGTACATTTTATGACATGCAGgccttttaaaactataaattccAGAAGCATTGTTGTagatattaatatgtttaataagtaACATAGTACACAGATACATAAAtcacatacatataatatttcgtATATTTATTGCCGTAAACAATGTTGTTTAACATTGTGGTAGCTTTGGCATTCTTTTTTTCATGTTGAAAAAATTATTAACATGTGCATTGTGCATAAAGAGATAAGTGAATGTTTTTCATCTATGCATAttacaaatagtaaaaaaatcatatgcCTCTGGTTTGACAAATGGTCTTCTGAATAACCAACTTGTAGGTTATGCAATTCTGTAAATACTCTTCAAGTGAGATTTTGTTCACTTCAATTGTATATAATAATCCAGCAGGCAGTTGAGGCCTTGACTAGGATATCTTTTTAGCCTTAAGTATAAAGTATCAAAAAACTGTAGTTGTGGATACTTAGTAATTGaatcctttttaattatttagccATGCATTGTAGTTTTTGTGAAGGTGGGGGGCCTGTGAAAGCTTTAAGCCTCCTTAcatcttttgtaacattatggaatgcaaataaatatatgaatatgaaagtTAAGTGACCCTAGTAAAGTAGTTTGAATGAAGTTAATTAGgccatattaatttatatgtatgcCAGTTCCAAGATGGCTGGGGAAATCTAAGCAGCATGTagtatattaaaagaaatataaaattaaatgaatattgttaCAGTTTCTATCTTATATACAGGTTAGTGAGTTGCCATGAAAGTCATTGATGAGTCTTTAAtcttgattaaaataatttatctacaagaatttgaaaaacatgAATGAGtcatgataattaattatctaaGTTTTGAATACCAACAATATTGTATCTGCATTGTGTATCTACTAATTGTTGTGTATGGATTTCAAATActattagatttatttacaagttataTGGTTTCTTACAGCAGCCTAAGTTAGTTATACAAAGATTTGTAACATACCTTCTTACTGTCATCATGGCGGTCAAAAGCACAGCGCTGCTTGCACTGCTCACATGTAACTGCAGGCCCATACTTACGCTCAGAGTTAGCACAACGCTGGCATTTGTtacctaattttaatgaaatgtcaATATATGTGCACCATTTTCAAATTTACTGTATAGTTcacattcaaaattatttaaagatttgaCACACATGAAACTTTGTTGTGTCAAATATAGACAATAGCAATTTATATATAATGCAATAAAGAGAGGGGTGCTGCTTTTCGAAATTATTGTCTAACCAGATTACAATTGAAAGGTAACTTACCAATGAATGCTGCAATTATGTTGCAGTACTCACAAGCCGTTGGCTTCCCATAAGCTTTTACATTAGCTTCACATTTCTTACAGATTGAAGAGGTGTTAGATTTgctaaaaattaattaaaaccttagtGGTTGTTAATAAgccacaaatatttatatggtGGCAAAATATCTTAACAAATAGACATTGAAGGCAATGATTTTAAGTTAACAAAACTTAATCGTAGATATGCCgaacaattgaaataaacagAAATTTGATTGTCTACAATCAGCTGATTATGTTTTCTCAAAAACAAGACGAATATAACAATAACATGATTCTCCAAGTACCTTGGCAGCTGACACTGACCTTGTTTGTTGAAATTCAGAACGGCAATACGTGCACTTGACGACAGGGAATGATCCGCGACATTCCTGAAATATCGCACAACTCTCAATGGACGCGTCACACACTGACGtcaaaataacagtaaaatgtGACGCATTTTAATAATCTTCTCTCAAAACATCACTATTACATGTAATGCAGAATAGAACGTATACCATTACCTTACAAAGTTGTTCTCCAGTTGATAATTCCTCGAAAGGGTGTCTTGAGAAACAGCGTGAACAAGCAAAGAGCGGTGTTGGTGCCGGATTACTCATGGTAATTAACAACGATTAACAGAAATACcagtaaataaagaaataacactGTTTGGAATAggtttactaaattaaaacaattaaattttctgACGCGTAAATATATaacaactaatttaaaaaatggctTCCAATATCAAATATGGCGAAAcattacatttacaatttatatcagTCAGCTGTCATTGGACCATCTGTCATTCGGATGTAATCGACTATTTTTAcgcaattaatatttgtttttaacttcTGGGATAAAAATAAGTGACcgaaatagttatttaaaatttaaagatttcgAATCCATGAAAACTGTTAATGCTCCTCCGTTTAATGCTTATTTCAATTCTACACCGATTATTAATAACAAGTTCTTATATTTACTTAACTATACAGTTCAATTGGGAATTCTCATAAGTTGCCCTGGATTTATTTctggttaatattaaaaatatattctctttccatttactaattatttttaatgcgtGACACTCCTTGGCTGACTCGTGATTTGTAAGCATCTAAATATCTAATCGCGGCCTTTGCGTAAAAATTACCGAGTTTCTTTAATTCAAGCGTTAGAATAGATACTCTTTATTGAAAATGATATCTAATTACAGCtctaattatgataaaataattctcACTTACGTAAATTATAGAGAGTATTCAGAACTCAGATATGAGCGGATAATTTACTCACATGtatataaacttacttatacgTAAACCTGTAAACCcttttctactttatttttattgctgtttttagtttaattaatcatttgaaCAGGAATGAGGTATGGAATGAGGAGAGCAGAAAATTTAACGCTAGCAATACCTTTTGAGAACGCCAATGTTCATAGTTCGTTCGTTGTTATATCTGTTTCGTAAAGTTTCGTTCGTGTTTTGTGATTGTGTTTGTGCACGAATTTTAAGAAAGTGTTTGTTTGTGATTAAGTTATACATCTACGACAAGTTACATGAATCTTATTGAATTGAACTGtatagtgtttattttttagcaaaaaTGACGATACCACCATTCCCTTCACAAGATTTAGCAAAACTAGTGCTGGGTACGTTGACTGTTTGGCGGGAACCCCACGATCCCAATTAACGGACAGGATGAGTGATGCGCATTTTCTTTGTGTTATTTTCAGGATATCTTGCTGAGGAGCAGCTTATGACTGCTTACGATGAGTTTTTGCA
This region of Trichoplusia ni isolate ovarian cell line Hi5 chromosome 14, tn1, whole genome shotgun sequence genomic DNA includes:
- the LOC113500893 gene encoding venom allergen 5-like isoform X1, with protein sequence MEMRVFFILTFLTTAQCKLLSSSCKQIRAFVDGHNSRRLLLAQGKVPGQPAARDMKSVVWDRELREKAANWAKKNIDSHNPDESIPSGRFFTGENLYWYSTTDSKYNLNPDMALESWFSEHVNFTHGPLRKSHFDKSKSHKIGHYTQMAWSNSVYIGCAILQTKKGEWNNFYVVCNYGPNGNNLGEEPYKTSGGSSGKLTCGAKDCSDPYGSKCKKTKT
- the LOC113500895 gene encoding protein FAM76A isoform X1, yielding MSNPAPTPLFACSRCFSRHPFEELSTGEQLCKECRGSFPVVKCTYCRSEFQQTSKSNTSSICKKCEANVKAYGKPTACEYCNIIAAFIGNKCQRCANSERKYGPAVTCEQCKQRCAFDRHDDSKKQVDGKLLCWLCTQSLKRALARTKQHMSSVDKHKHRAHKSRSHKEKRKSDMMKSINSNDSSMNDSQPMEKKLKMNPLQASFYFVGELDPNSSDHVVAMTQLKETIASLQKKVQQKDNELLSKDKLITELKAQHLNNTQDLRNEMKNKERLNETKFNLMNTKIQNLLKEVATLSKSAKKNNKNTKMVLANTENSGSGTDSPSTN
- the LOC113500895 gene encoding protein FAM76A isoform X3, whose protein sequence is MSNPAPTPLFACSRCFSRHPFEELSTGEQLCKECRGSFPVVKCTYCRSEFQQTSKSNTSSICKKCEANVKAYGKPTACEYCNIIAAFIGNKCQRCANSERKYGPAVTCEQCKQRCAFDRHDDSKKQVDGKLLCWLCTQSLKRALARTKQHMSSVDKHKHRAHKSRSHKEKRKSDMMKSINSNDSSMNDSQPMEKKLKMNPLQGELDPNSSDHVVAMTQLKETIASLQKKVQQKDNELLSKDKLITELKAQHLNNTQDLRNEMKNKERLNETKFNLMNTKIQNLLKEVATLSKSAKKNNKNTKMVLANTENSGSGTDSPSTN
- the LOC113500895 gene encoding protein FAM76A isoform X4, which codes for MSNPAPTPLFACSRCFSRHPFEELSTGEQLCKECRGSFPVVKCTYCRSEFQQTSKSNTSSICKKCEANVKAYGKPTACEYCNIIAAFIGNKCQRCANSERKYGPAVTCEQCKQRCAFDRHDDSKKVDGKLLCWLCTQSLKRALARTKQHMSSVDKHKHRAHKSRSHKEKRKSDMMKSINSNDSSMNDSQPMEKKLKMNPLQGELDPNSSDHVVAMTQLKETIASLQKKVQQKDNELLSKDKLITELKAQHLNNTQDLRNEMKNKERLNETKFNLMNTKIQNLLKEVATLSKSAKKNNKNTKMVLANTENSGSGTDSPSTN
- the LOC113500893 gene encoding venom allergen 5-like isoform X2; this encodes MKSVVWDRELREKAANWAKKNIDSHNPDESIPSGRFFTGENLYWYSTTDSKYNLNPDMALESWFSEHVNFTHGPLRKSHFDKSKSHKIGHYTQMAWSNSVYIGCAILQTKKGEWNNFYVVCNYGPNGNNLGEEPYKTSGGSSGKLTCGAKDCSDPYGSKCKKTKT
- the LOC113500895 gene encoding protein FAM76A isoform X2 yields the protein MSNPAPTPLFACSRCFSRHPFEELSTGEQLCKECRGSFPVVKCTYCRSEFQQTSKSNTSSICKKCEANVKAYGKPTACEYCNIIAAFIGNKCQRCANSERKYGPAVTCEQCKQRCAFDRHDDSKKVDGKLLCWLCTQSLKRALARTKQHMSSVDKHKHRAHKSRSHKEKRKSDMMKSINSNDSSMNDSQPMEKKLKMNPLQASFYFVGELDPNSSDHVVAMTQLKETIASLQKKVQQKDNELLSKDKLITELKAQHLNNTQDLRNEMKNKERLNETKFNLMNTKIQNLLKEVATLSKSAKKNNKNTKMVLANTENSGSGTDSPSTN